The Rhizobium rhododendri nucleotide sequence ATTACCGTCCGCTCGGCATCCCGACAATCACCTTCGATCTCGACAACTACTGGGACCGCAACTATCGCGGCCGGGATTTCTACCGCGACCGTGATCGCTGGGCGCAGGGTCCGGACTGGCAGCGCAATGGCGGCCAGCCGATCTATCGCCGGCCACCACCGCCGCCGGTTTACGATCCGCAGGACGAAGACCAGGGTAACTGGCAGAGGCGCCACCAGCGCCAGCCGGACTACGGCGACAATTACCAGAGCGATGACAACCCGCCACCCCGCCACCGTCCGCGTTATGGCGACGGCGACGGCGACGCTGGTCAGCGCTATGGCGACCCCGACCAGGGCAACTTCGACGGCGACAACAACCAGCCGCCGCGCAGGCGCCAGCAGCAGGATCAGCAAGATCAGCAGCAACCCCAGCAGCAGCAACGGCCGCAGCGCGACCAGCCTCCCCAGGGCCAGCCGCCGCGTCAGCAGCCTCCACAGGCCCAGCCACAGCCGCCGCAGCCTCAGCCTCCGCAGCAGCCTGCTCCGCCGCCGCCGCGTGCTCAGCCCGAGGCCCCTCGTCCGCAACCACAGCCGCAGGCTCAGCAGCCGGGCAGGAGCGAGCCGCCGCGCGTCATTCGTCGTAATGATGGTCAGGTCATAGTGTGCCCGGACGCCGGCCCTGCCTGCAACGAGCCGCACTCGTCGCACAATTGAGCATTGAAGATGCAGGAGGTCTCTCTGAGTCCTCCTGTCCTACCTGACCCGCAGGGCGCGTCAGCTTGCGACCGTTTTAGTGAGTTGTCAGGTCTGCTTCGCGCGTTGCCGACATGAAGATCTCACGAGCTTCCTCGGCTGACCGCCGGCCTGCTATCGCAGCACGGCAGACGCTGCGCGCAGCCACATAAAGAGGCCCGCGCCGATCAGGCCACATGTCCATCAGGCAGTGCAACGCATCGGATGGACCACTGATCACCCGGGCGTCATCCTGGCTGAAACCCACCTCTACCGGATTGCTCCATTTAACGTGTCGCATGAGCCTGTCTCCTCCTGACCTATGCTTGAGCGTCATCCTCCTCGATGACGCGCAAATGACATTGTCCATTAGTCCCGATAAAAACACAACCGGTGAAATACGGGGGAGCCGGGCAGCAACGCTTGGTCATCCGAAGGACCAGATGGCAAAGATGTGCGGCTGAAATGCTGGCCTTAGAAATTGCCTCTTGCGCCATCGGCGGTCAGCATCTTGAAGTTGGTTCCATCTGTCAGGATCTTGGCGCAACCGGTGCTGCCATTTGGCGACCGGATGCAAATGCTACCGTTCGACACCTTGTAGCCCTTGCTGCTGCCTTCCTTGTAGGTGAAGCCGTTGGCATTTGTCTTGCCTGCAGCGTTAGG carries:
- a CDS encoding DUF982 domain-containing protein, which codes for MRHVKWSNPVEVGFSQDDARVISGPSDALHCLMDMWPDRRGPLYVAARSVCRAAIAGRRSAEEAREIFMSATREADLTTH
- a CDS encoding SH3 domain-containing protein, with the protein product MRKLLLATAALGSVLALPAIAEAASGFSTANVNMRSGPSTAYPAVTLIPIGAPLRINGCLADLPWCDVSFDGGRGWVAGRYVQAVYQQRRIYVGPQYYRPLGIPTITFDLDNYWDRNYRGRDFYRDRDRWAQGPDWQRNGGQPIYRRPPPPPVYDPQDEDQGNWQRRHQRQPDYGDNYQSDDNPPPRHRPRYGDGDGDAGQRYGDPDQGNFDGDNNQPPRRRQQQDQQDQQQPQQQQRPQRDQPPQGQPPRQQPPQAQPQPPQPQPPQQPAPPPPRAQPEAPRPQPQPQAQQPGRSEPPRVIRRNDGQVIVCPDAGPACNEPHSSHN